The DNA segment TAGAGCTCCCTCCATGAGTGTCCTTGGATGCCGCCACAGTCTTGGCATACTCTTCCACTACTCTAGCCTTGTTCACAACGTCAGAAAAAGTATGAATCTCCAATGCAGCCACAAGAGTCAGGATGTTGTCCTTCAACCCTCTCTGATACTTAATGCACTTCCAGCTCTCGTAAGTCTCTGGGGCACCTTGAcacaccctagaaaacctacAGAGCCCCTCAAACTTGTTGGTGTAGTCCGCCATAGATAGGGAACCTTGCTTCAGCTACATTAGTTCCATTTCCTTTGCTTCCCTTGCAGACTCAGGGAAGTATTTCTTGTAGAAAGCCGTCTGGAACACCTCCCATGGAATGTCGGTGTTCTGAAGTTGTAGCGAACGACACTCAGCTTGCCACCAAGGCTGGGCCTCTCCCGCTAGCTGATAAGCGGCAAATTCGACGTATTGATTGAGGGGAACATGCTGCGCTTGTAAAGCATGCTCCAAATCTTGGAACCAGTGGTCAGCTTTAGTAGGATTTGTGGATCCGCGAAAAGTTGGCGGATTAACCTTGAGGAACGTCGCCAAGGTCATCAGAACTCCTCCCGTGTTATTGCCGTTACCCTCAACATTATCATTGGCATTCCCTTCGCCATTCCTGTTGCTATTTCCAGTCCCAGCCGGTTGGCCCGATCTCTGCACAGCTTACAAAGTCGCAACAGCAATAGCTTCCATGGTATTAGCGAGATTCACCATTGCCGCCATGAATTCGGCATGATTGTCAGCTGGTTGCTCATTCCTACTTCCTCGTGTTCGTGTTTGACCCCGTCCGCGAGTGGCCATTAGGGTTCCTGTCCACACCAAATAgccgatatcaaggtgatcagtctcaatatcaagagtctagtgcttcaatttTCCCAAAcaggcactcacaaacaagcatgctattCAATATCAAACAGATAACCTAATAGCATCAAAGAAAAGACacacagagtatgcaatgaagcacaatCGGTCTATCCATCAGGCTTACGAGGATGAACCACTCTGATACaactaaatgtaacaccctaattagcctaagatttacctcgcgtcgtaaagcaaaggttaaccagagattacgacagttctaagctcgtacatataatatatagaatgAATAGTATAATTCTAGATGCCTGATGAAGGATATAACTCAAAAACAGGATTTGAAAAACGCAAAGCGTACTAACGAAGCTACTAACTTAAGGCACAAGAAACAGTTAAGATATAACAAAAGATAAGTATATAGTATCATAAGAAACCAGTCACGACTCGCAATGTTTAAGCCGGATAGCCATATACAGGTATACATGACCATACAGtgaaaacagcttatacaagttttgttctctcataTACATGCCTCTAGGCAAAACAAAGTGCGAAaggagagatgtataaacaaaataaaccaaaaagactccaaaagaatccaagatcctccgcttctgtcaccattcaaagcaactcaccgaggtgggttgcgacctgcatctgaaacaCACAACAGagatatggtatgagaactggaggttctcagtatggtaacagtgcccagtgatgtaggatataagactcCGGGATGCCAAAGGCAAGCCTAATCTCCATATCCAATCACAAGATTCAAACTTAAAGCATTCTaaaacaaataaacataaattttCCAATATTAACTTAAATAAACCAGGTCATCTATCTTAGGGGACTTCTACTCTAACCAAAcacgctgtcccacagccttcaccagccgatcctccatgcgatcccattgcCACTGCCTTCCGAACTTCCTCAATCCCAGCAGAAAACAAAGGTAatatacaatgcaagtaaagcacaagtagaagcatataagCCAAATAATTCAGATAGCAAGTAAGCATGTTATTCAATTTGGCAAGCCATTACAAGTaaacaaagcatacaaacagatagaaaatgcatatgatgaatgcctgtcctactggctGTAATATCACATTGATGGTTCAACTGCCAACTcaacacatctccatggagacgtCGCCCTTCGGATTGCTCatatgggaacccccgagatatagtgccAGGATCACTGTCCAAGTACCAGCGCCTGCACGCCCTATAGATctgaagggatgcgagcgggatactcttgcctcagacctcacatctcaacataAGCAGGATTAACCGCCATCCTTATGCTACCGCCACTACCTCGACAGgcaggattaaccaccgtccctgCCGGgcgtgataaaccactattttatgattcatattgtatttaattgtgtggttttatcaag comes from the Arachis duranensis cultivar V14167 chromosome 7, aradu.V14167.gnm2.J7QH, whole genome shotgun sequence genome and includes:
- the LOC107458526 gene encoding uncharacterized protein LOC107458526; protein product: MATRGRGQTRTRGSRNEQPADNHAEFMAAMRSGQPAGTGNSNRNGEGNANDNVEGNGNNTGGVLMTLATFLKVNPPTFRGSTNPTKADHWFQDLEHALQAQHVPLNQYVEFAAYQLAGEAQPWWQAECRSLQLQNTDIPWEVFQTAFYKKYFPESAREAKEMELM